In a single window of the Gemmatimonadota bacterium genome:
- the trmH gene encoding tRNA (guanosine(18)-2'-O)-methyltransferase TrmH — protein sequence MRSERFRRIREVLARRQPDLTVLMDRVNKSHNFSAILRNCDAAGVLEAHVVRPEKGLALHHGTSAGTKKWVRVRLHEELAGAISHLHASGFRVIAAHPSDDAIDYREIDYTQPTAILIGAELDGVSAEGLELADAHVSVPMLGMVRSLNVSVATSILLFEAMRQRDKAGMYSESRLSPDDFERQLFEWAWPSIASKRRSEGRPYPKLTSDGDLVRD from the coding sequence ATGCGAAGCGAACGATTCCGGCGCATTCGAGAAGTTCTCGCCCGCCGTCAGCCAGACTTGACCGTGCTCATGGACCGGGTGAACAAGTCCCACAATTTCTCGGCGATCCTGCGCAACTGCGACGCCGCAGGTGTGCTCGAAGCCCACGTGGTCCGGCCGGAGAAGGGCCTGGCCTTACACCACGGCACCTCAGCCGGCACCAAGAAGTGGGTACGGGTGCGTCTACACGAGGAGCTCGCGGGCGCAATCTCACATCTTCATGCGTCGGGGTTCCGCGTGATCGCCGCGCATCCGTCCGACGACGCTATCGACTACAGGGAAATCGACTATACGCAGCCGACCGCAATCCTCATCGGTGCCGAACTCGACGGCGTCTCTGCCGAAGGCCTGGAGCTCGCCGACGCACACGTCTCGGTGCCCATGCTCGGCATGGTGCGATCGCTGAACGTATCGGTCGCGACGTCGATCCTGCTCTTCGAAGCGATGCGCCAGCGGGACAAAGCCGGGATGTACTCTGAAAGCCGGCTTTCGCCCGATGACTTCGAGCGACAGCTGTTCGAGTGGGCCTGGCCGTCGATCGCCTCCAAGCGCCGCAGCGAGGGACGGCCGTATCCGAAGCTCACCTCGGACGGGGATCTGGTTCGGGATTAG
- a CDS encoding TIGR01777 family protein: protein MMRLTYRTELVDHDPETVFAWHERPGALERLTPPWAVVDVLEKEGGIRDGARVVLRVHRGPTSFKWVLRHKDYIENEQFRDEQISGPFKSWVHTHLFTPIDGGGTKLEDEIDLEAPLGAPIGPLLVKRELGRLFRFRYRRLFTDLARHAEHASKPRLTVAITGASGLIGSNLADFLTTGGHRVIRLVRDSRQLADDSIYWNPATGEIDVEGLTRADAIVHLAGSSIASGRWTAARKRSIKQSRVKGTELIARTLATMSGGPRILVSASAVGFYGDRGSERIDETALAGKGFLAEVCRAWEGAAKPAERAGVRLTTLRTGVTLSPAGGALGQMLLPFKMGAGGRLGSGKQYLSWIDNDDLIAAIHHILMTDSIRGPVNATAPHPVTNSTFTAALGRVLGRPTVLPMPALAVKAAFGQLGTEALLWGQRVLPRKLTESGFTFFYEGVEESMRFQLGRAE from the coding sequence ATGATGCGACTCACGTACCGCACCGAGCTCGTCGACCACGATCCCGAGACCGTTTTCGCCTGGCACGAACGTCCTGGCGCGCTCGAGCGTCTGACGCCGCCTTGGGCGGTCGTCGACGTTCTTGAAAAGGAGGGTGGAATCCGGGACGGCGCGAGGGTCGTGCTGCGCGTGCACCGGGGGCCTACGAGCTTCAAGTGGGTGCTCCGGCACAAGGACTACATCGAGAACGAGCAGTTCCGGGACGAACAGATATCCGGACCCTTCAAGTCCTGGGTGCATACGCATCTCTTCACTCCCATCGACGGGGGCGGCACGAAGCTAGAAGACGAGATCGATCTCGAGGCGCCACTCGGCGCCCCCATCGGGCCACTCTTGGTGAAGCGTGAGCTGGGCCGCCTCTTCCGCTTCCGCTATCGCCGACTCTTCACCGATCTCGCGCGCCACGCGGAGCACGCTTCGAAGCCGCGTTTGACCGTGGCGATCACCGGGGCGTCCGGGCTGATCGGTAGCAACCTCGCCGACTTCCTCACCACCGGTGGCCACAGGGTCATCCGTCTCGTGCGGGACAGCCGCCAGCTGGCCGACGACTCGATCTACTGGAATCCCGCGACCGGGGAGATCGACGTCGAAGGGCTCACCCGTGCCGACGCGATCGTGCACCTCGCCGGCTCGTCGATCGCGAGCGGCCGCTGGACCGCCGCGCGCAAGAGGTCGATCAAGCAGAGCAGGGTGAAAGGGACCGAGCTGATCGCCCGTACGCTCGCGACCATGTCCGGCGGCCCGCGCATTCTCGTGTCGGCGTCGGCGGTAGGCTTCTACGGCGACCGCGGCAGCGAACGGATCGACGAGACCGCACTTGCCGGCAAAGGCTTCCTAGCCGAGGTGTGTCGGGCGTGGGAGGGTGCGGCGAAACCAGCGGAGCGGGCAGGGGTGCGTCTGACGACGTTGCGGACGGGCGTGACGCTTTCACCGGCGGGCGGGGCGCTCGGGCAGATGCTTCTGCCCTTCAAGATGGGTGCCGGCGGCCGGTTGGGATCCGGCAAGCAGTACCTGAGCTGGATCGACAACGACGACCTCATCGCAGCGATCCATCACATCCTGATGACAGACTCCATCCGAGGTCCCGTGAACGCCACGGCCCCCCACCCGGTGACCAACTCGACGTTCACGGCGGCACTGGGTCGCGTACTCGGGCGACCGACCGTGCTGCCCATGCCCGCGCTCGCCGTGAAAGCGGCGTTTGGTCAGCTTGGCACGGAGGCGCTGCTCTGGGGGCAGCGGGTGCTGCCTAGGAAGCTCACCGAGTCCGGTTTCACCTTCTTCTACGAGGGTGTGGAGGAGTCGATGCGCTTCCAACTGGGGCGGGCAGAGTAG